In Prunus dulcis chromosome 1, ALMONDv2, whole genome shotgun sequence, the following are encoded in one genomic region:
- the LOC117613960 gene encoding myosin-1 — MSQKPRAPASFQSLKSLPADFRFSGLPASDRFGKSDDGNLGNSNVISSSIPENGGLGDIDVAEEGVEGSPGALGDMDQVNDDSPYSGNAISIEDGRSQGDEDLDSVAPSLPSISSSRRERRWGDTTPYAVKKKLQSWFQLPNGNWELGRILSTSGTESVISLSNDKVAKVKTEDLVPANPDILDGVDDLMQLSYLNEPSVLYNLQYRYNQDMIYTKAGPVLVAINPFKRVSLYGNEYIEAYKRKAVESPHVYAIADTAIREMVRDEVNQSIIISGESGAGKTETAKIAMQYLAALGGGSGIEHEILKTNPILEAFGNAKTLRNDNSSRFGKLIEIHFSETGKISGANIQTFLLEKSRVVQCTEGERSYHIFYQLCAGAPPALREMLNLKSADEYKYLNQSNCYSITGVNDAEEFCVVKEALDVVHINKEDQHSVFAMLAAVLWLGNISFIVIDNENHVEAVEDEGLFNVAKLIGCGMDELKLALSTRKMRVGNDNIVQKLTLTQAIDTRDALAKSIYACLFEWLVEQINKSLAVGKRRTGRSISILDIYGFESFDRNSFEQFCINYANERLQQHFNRHLFKLEQEEYIQDGIDWTKVEFEDNQDCLSLFEKRPLGLLSLLDEESTFPNGTDLTFANKLKQHLSANSCFRGERDKAFAVSHYAGEVTYDTTGFLEKNRDLLHLDSIQLLSSCSCHLPQIFASSMLNRPEKPLVGPLYKLGGGVDSQKMSVATKFKGQLFLLMKRLENTTPHFIRCIKPNNLQSPGLYEQGLVLQQLRCCGVLEVVRISRSGFPTRMSHQKFARRYGFLLLENVASQDPLSVSVAILHQFNILPEMYQVGCTKLFFRTGQIGVLEDTRNRTLHGILRVQSCFRGHQDRCYLKELRRGIATLQSFVRGEKTRKEYTILLQRHRSAVIIQKQMKSRIERRKFKNIYDASVVIQSVFRGWSVRRCSGGIGFLKPRSTQANEVDEVLVKSSFLAELQRRVLKAEAALREKEEENDILHQRLQQYESRWSEYELKMKSMEEVWQKQMRSLQSSLSIAKKSLAVDDSERNSDASVNASDDHDYSWDTGSNHRRQDSNGARPMSAGLSVISRLTEEFDQRSQVFGDDAKFLVEVKSGQVEASLNPDRELRRLKQMFEAWKKDYGARLRETKLILHKIGNDEGTVDRVKKKWWGRRNSSRIN, encoded by the exons ATGTCACAGAAACCCAGggcaccagcttccttccagTCACTCAAATCATTGCCTGCTGATTTTAGGTTCTCAGGTTTACCAGCTTCTGATCGATTTGGAAAATCTGATGATGGGAATTTGGGAAACAGTAATGTCATCTCCTCGAGTATTCCAGAAAATGGTGGTTTAGGGGATATTGATGTTGCTGAGGAGGGGGTTGAAGGTAGTCCTGGGGCTCTTGGCGACATGGACCAGGTAAATGATGATTCACCATATAGCGGGAACGCAATCTCCATTGAAGACGGACGGTCACAGGGTGATGAAGACTTGGATTCTGTGGCTCCATCTTTGCCTTCAATATCTTCATCTCGTAGGGAACGTAGGTGGGGTGACACCACCCCTTATGCCGTGAAGAAG AAGCTACAATCTTGGTTCCAACTTCCAAATGGAAATTGGGAACTGGGTCGAATATTGTCGACCTCTGGCACTGAATCTGTTATATCACTCTCCAATGATAAA GTTGCAAAGGTGAAAACTGAAGATTTGGTTCCAGCTAATCCAGATATCCTTGATGGTGTGGATGATCTCATGCAACTTAGTTACTTAAATGAACCGTCAGTGTTGTACAATCTTCAGTATAGATACAATCAAGATATGATCTAT ACGAAAGCGGGACCAGTGTTGGTTGCTATCAATCCCTTTAAGAGAGTTTCTTTATACGGGAATGAATACATTGAAGCATATAAGCGTAAAGCTGTTGAAAGTCCACATGTGTATGCCATTGCAGACACAGCCATCAGAGAAATGGTTCGAG ATGAAGTAAATCAGTCTATAATTATAAG TGGGGAAAGTGGAGCTGGAAAAACTGAAACAGCAAAGATAGCAATGCAATATTTGGCTGCACTTGGTGGTGGAAGTGGAATAGAACATGAAATATTGAAAACTAATCCGATATTGGAAGCTTTTGGTAATGCGAAAACGTTGAGAAATGACAACTCAAGTCGCTTT GGAAAATTGATTGAAATCCACTTTAGTGAAACTGGAAAAATATCTGGTGCCAATATTCAAACTT TTTTGCTTGAAAAG TCTAGGGTTGTCCAATGCACTGAGGGAGAAAGGTCCtatcatatattttatcaGCTTTGTGCTGGAGCTCCACCTGCTCTTAGAG AGATGCTGAACTTGAAGAGTGCAGATGAGTACAAATATCTGAATCAAAGCAATTGTTATTCCATTACCGGGGTTAATGATGCTGAAGAATTCTGTGTGGTGAAG GAAGCTCTAGATGTTGTCCATATAAACAAAGAAGACCAACACAGTGTATTTGCAATGCTTGCGGCAGTTTTGTGGCTGGGAAACATTTCATTTATTGTGATTGATAATGAAAATCATGTTGAAGCTGTAGAAGATGAAG GTCTGTTCAATGTTGCTAAATTGATTGGATGTGGCATGGATGAGCTTAAGCTTGCTTTATCAACTCGAAAAATGAGAGTTGGTAATGACAATATTGTCCAAAAGTTAACACTAACGCAG GCCATCGACACAAGAGATGCTTTGGCAAagtcaatttatgcatgtCTCTTTGAGTGGCTGGTTGAACAAATTAACAAATCACTTGCAGTAGGAAAGCGGCGTACTGGCAGATCTATCAGCATTCTTGATATCTATGGTTTTGAATCATTTGAT AGAAATAGTTTTGAACAGTTCTGCATTAATTATGCAAATGAGAGATTGCAACAACACTTCAATCGTCATTTATTCAAACTAGAGCAGGAG GAATATATCCAGGACGGAATTGATTGGACaaaagttgaatttgaagACAACCAAGATTGCCTTAGTCTTTTTGAAAAG AGACCTTTGGGATTACTGTCCCTGTTGGATGAGGAGTCCACTTTCCCAAACGGTACTGATTTGACCTTCGCCAACAAGCTTAAGCAGCATCTGAGTGCGAATTCTTGTTTCAGAGGGGAACGGGACAAAGCGTTTGCTGTCAGTCATTATGCAGGAGAG GTTACGTATGACACAACAGGATTTTTGGAGAAGAACAGGGACTTGCTACATTTGGATTCAATTCAGCTTCTTTCCTCATGCTCATGCCACCTTCCTCAGATATTTGCATCTAGTATGCTTAATCGACCTGAGAAGCCTTTAGTTGGCCCCCTTTATAAATTAGGTGGTGGAGTAGACTCCCAGAAGATGAGTGTTGCAACAAAATTTAAG GGTCAATTGTTCCTATTGATGAAACGTCTAGAGAATACCACTCCACATTTCATACGTTGTATCAAGCCCAACAATCTTCAATCCCCTGGATTATACGAGCAAGGACTTGTACTGCAGCAGCTGAGATGTTGTGGAGTCCTAGAAGTGGTTCGAATATCAAGATCTGGCTTTCCTACCAGAATGTCGCACCAGAAGTTTGCGAGAAG ATATGGTTTTCTTCTGCTGGAGAATGTTGCATCACAGGATCCACTAAGTGTTTCAGTTGCTATCCTTCATCAGTTCAATATATTACCAGAGATGTATCAAGTGGGCTGTACAAAATTGTTTTTCCGAACTGGACAG ATTGGGGTGCTTGAGGACACTAGAAACCGTACCCTCCATGGTATTTTACGCGTTCAAAGCTGCTTTAGAGGACACCAAGATCGCTGTTACCTGAAGGAGCTGAGAAGAGGAATCGCCACTCTTCAGTCAT TTGTAAGGGGAGAGAAAACCAGAAAGGAGTACACAATCTTACTACAGAGGCATAGATCTGCTGTAATCATACAAAAGCAGATGAAAAGCAGGATTGAAAGGAGGAAATTCAAGAACATTTATGATGCATCAGTCGTCATACAATCAG TTTTTCGTGGCTGGTCGGTCAGAAGATGCTCAGGAGGTATAGGATTTTTGAAACCTAGGAGCACACAG GCTAATGAGGTAGACGAGGTGTTGGTAAAATCGTCTTTCCTTGCTGAACTACAGCGCCGTGTTCTTAAGGCTGAAGCTGCCctgagagagaaggaagaggagAATGACATCCTCCACCAACGTCTGCAACAGTATGAAAGCCGCTGGTCCGAGTATGagttgaaaatgaaatccATGGAAGAAGTGTGGCAGAAACAAATGAGATCCCTGCAATCCAGCCTCTCAATTGCGAAGAAGAGCCTAGCCGTTGATGATTCTGAGAGGAATTCTGATGCATCGGTCAATGCAAGTGATGATCATGACTACAGTTGGGATACAGGAAGTAACCATAGAAGGCAAGACAGCAATGGAGCGAGGCCAATGAGTGCAGGTTTGAGTGTTATAAGCCGGTTGACTGAAGAATTTGACCAGAGGAGTCAAGTATTTGGTGACGATGCCAAGTTCTTGGTAGAGGTGAAATCTGGTCAAGTTGAAGCAAGTCTGAACCCAGATCGAGAGCTTAGAAGGCTGAAGCAGATGTTTGAGGCTTGGAAGAAGGATTATGGGGCAAGACTAAGGGAGACAAAGTTGATTTTGCATAAGATTGGAAATGATGAGGGTACTGTTGACAGGGTGAAAAAGAAGTGGTGGGGAAGGAGGAACAGCTCGAggataaattaa
- the LOC117613962 gene encoding FAD synthetase 2, chloroplastic-like, protein MLSGGGGCSRLSNHLRLRDCDVRLHHQHLGSGSGSAFGFGFGFVFGFGLGRVGFYNNRVAQLRCCPFPFKPLSAHRMPFSSFVSSKSPPDIPTLSNCFSQREDERELFSEGLTSVAGGIVALGKFDALHIGHRELAIQASKVGPPFLLSFVGMAEVLGWEPRAPIVARCDRKRVLTSWAPYCGNMAPTEFQIEFSRVRHLTPRQFVEKLLKELGVRGVVAGENYRFGYKAAGDATELVRLCEEYGIGAYIINSVMDKNDYSININSSDVKDRGQVSSTRVRRALAVGDMKYVSQLLGRQHRLILMAKEQEGFRCGKNKLSVPKSCLLNLGPKEGLYEKCYVFIDDELVSCSVVIDTEYVHIEMDEVGASCGVVGTQDLSLLRIEFGDSQS, encoded by the exons ATGttgagtggtggtggtggctgCTCTCGTCTTTCCAATCATCTACGACTGCGAGACTGCGACGTCCGCCTCCACCACCAGCACCTTGGCTCTGGCTCTGGCTCTGCCTTTGGCTTCGGCTTCGGATTTGTCTTTGGCTTTGGATTAGGGCGGGTAGGGTTTTACAACAACAGAGTCGCCCAGCTACGCTGCTGCCCTTTCCCCTTCAAACCCTTGTCTGCTCACAGAATGCCCTTTTCCTCTTTCGTTTCTTCCAAGTCTCCTCCCGACATTCCCACACTCTCCAATTGTTTTAG CCAACGAGAAGATGAACGTGAGCTTTTCTCCGAAGGATTGACCTCAGTGGCAG GAGGAATAGTTGCGCTGGGAAAATTTGATGCCCTTCACATTGGTCATCGAGAGCTCGCGATTCAAGCATCAAAGGTTGGACCTCCTTTCCTTTTGTCATTTGTCGGAATGGCAGAAGTACTGGGTTGGGAACCAAG GGCTCCCATAGTTGCCAGATGCGATCGAAAGCGGGTTCTTACCTCTTGGGCCCCATACTGTGGTAACATGGCACCCACAGAGTTTCAGATTGAATTTTCTCGTGTTCGACATCTAACACCACGGCAATTTGTTGAGAAGTTATTGAAAGAGCTTGGAGTGCGTGGAGTTGTGGCAG GTGAAAACTACCGATTTGGATATAAAGCTGCTGGTGATGCCACAGAGCTGGTGAGGTTGTGTGAAGAGTATGGTATTGGGgcatatataataaattctgTTATGGACAAGAACGATtactctataaatataaactcGAGTGATGTGAAAGACAGAGGACAGGTTTCTTCTACTCGTGTTCGACGTGCCCTTGCTGTAGGAGATATGAAGTATGTGTCACAGCTTTTGGGTCGCCAACATCGTCTGATATTGATGGCAAAGGAGCAGGAAGGATTTCGTTGCGGCAAAAACAAATTGTCAGTTCCGAAGTCTTGTTTGTTAAATCTAGGTCCAAAGGAGGGTCTATACGAGAAGTGTTATGTTTTTATAGATGATGAGCTAGTATCATGTAGTGTAGTTATTGACACGGAATATGTCCATATCGAAATGGACGAGGTAGGTGCATCATGTGGTGTAGTTGGTACACAGGACCTGAGCCTCTTACGTATTGAATTTGGTGATTCTCAATCTTGA
- the LOC117613961 gene encoding transmembrane protein 53: protein MASLSGIVQRPLVAAAALAVASVSTDISDKLPSHRSTDACSTSDLSHSSLHNTFQDSKLSWVSHISVSKLANLSFISRIRVPVPNINFPTPNSAGKFVPKLLYSSVASSRVLLNLYQSADLVKTTNPTTYKHDLSTSPSEVTYRWHLPEPNAIDVSGTSGCSSAKFRTVVVLLGWLGAKQKHLKKYAEWYTSRGFHVITFTLPMSEILKYQPGGKVEEHINSLVRHLADWLEGEHGKNLVFHTFSNTGWLTYGVMLEQFQKHDPSLMGRIRGCVVDSAPVAAPDPQVWASGFSAAFLKKHSVAAKGTVDSNESGMDALVGTKGVVAPKPAVTEAALLVVLEKFFEVILNLPTVNRRLSDVVGLLSARQPSCPQLYIYSSADRVIPAGSVESFIKQQRRAGHEVRACNFVSTPHVDHFRNDPKLYTSELTQFLEDCVLTCCKESHLS, encoded by the exons ATGGCTTCCTTGTCTGGGATCGTTCAACGACCTTTGGTTGCGGCTGCTGCTCTTGCTGTAGCTTCAGTTTCTACTGACATCTCTGATAAATTGCCATCTCACAGATCCACTGACGCTTGTTCTACCTCGGATTTATCACATTCTTCATTGCATAACACCTTTCAAGATTCAAAGTTATCCTGGGTTTCTCACATTTCGGTTTCGAAGCTTGCAAACTTGTCCTTTATCTCTAGAATTCGAGTACCTGTGCCCAATATTAACTTCCCAACTCCCAATTCGGCCGGCAAATTTGTTCCCAAGTTGCTATACTCTTCGGTTGCATCTTCACGTGTTCTTCTTAATTTGTATCAGTCTGCAGACTTGGTTAAAACAACAAACCCAACTACATATAAGCATGATTTATCCACTTCCCCCTCTGAAGTCACGTACAGATGGCATTTACCTGAGCCAAATGCCATAGATGTTTCCGGTACTTCTGGTTGCTCCTCGGCCAAGTTCAGGACTGTGGTGGTTTTACTAGGATGGTTGGGAGCAAAGCAAAAACATCTCAAGAAGTATGCCGAGTGGTATACCTCAAGGGGTTTTCATGTAATTACCTTTACTTTGCCAATGTCTGAGATTCTCAAATACCAACCTGGTGGGAAAGTTGAAGAGCACATCAACTCGCTTGTGAGACATTTGGCTGATTGGTTAGAGGGGGAGCATGGAAAGAATCTGGTTTTTCATACTTTTAGCAATACTGGATGGTTAAC GTATGGGGTAATGTTGGAGCAGTTCCAGAAGCATGATCCTTCTCTAATGGGCAGGATTCGGGGTTGCGTTGTGGATTCTGCACCTGTTGCAGCACCTGACCCACAG GTTTGGGCTTCTGGTTTCTCAGCAGCCTTTCTGAAAAAGCATAGTGTAGCAGCAAAAGGAACCGTAGACTCAAATGAGTCAGGGATGGATGCTTTGGTTGGCACCAAGGGAGTAGTGGCACCCAAACCTGCAGTAACTGAAGCAGCTTTGCTAGTAGTTTTGGAGAAGTTCTTTGAAGTGATTTTGAATCTTCCTACAGTGAACAG GAGGCTTTCTGATGTCGTGGGGTTATTGTCAGCCCGACAACCAAGCTGTCcgcaattatatatatacagctCTGCAGACAGGGTGATTCCTGCAGGGTCGGTGGAATCATTCATAAAGCAGCAACGGAGGGCTGGACATGAGGTTAGGGCTTGCAACTTTGTGTCCACACCTCATGTTGATCATTTCAGAAACGACCCGAAACTGTACACTTCTGAGCTAACCCAGTTTCTGGAGGACTGTGTGCTTACTTGTTGCAAAGAGTCTCATTTATCTTAA
- the LOC117616306 gene encoding F-box/LRR-repeat protein 4, with amino-acid sequence MASSADSSSITVCINEALTDDELRSVLAKLESQRDKEVFGLVCKRWLHLQSTERKRLSARAGPHMLRRMADRFSRLHELDLSQSISRSFYPGVIDSDLRVIAHGFKCLRVLNLQNCKGISDSGVLFVGSGLSSLQSLDVSYCRKLTDKGLLAVAEGCSDLRSLYLAGCRFVTDGLLRALSKNCHYLEELGLQGCTNITDSGLTDLVNGCQQIKFLDINKCSNIGDIGVSSVSMACSSSLKTLKLLDCYKIGDESILSLARFCKNLETLVVGGCRDISDASIKLLAISCKSNLKNLRMDWCLNITDSSLSCILAQCRNLEALDIGCCEEVTDAAFHGLNGEENELSLKVLKVSNCPKITVTGIGMLLDKCDSLEYLDVRSCPHITKAGCDEAGLQFSESCKVNFTGSLCEPDVLL; translated from the exons ATGGCTTCTTCAGCCGATTCCTCCTCAATAACGGTATGCATAAACGAGGCATTGACGGATGATGAGCTCCGGTCGGTGCTAGCAAAGCTGGAGAGCCAGAGGGACAAGGAGGTCTTCGGGTTGGTCTGCAAAAGGTGGCTTCATTTGCAGAGCACGGAGAGGAAGAGGCTTTCGGCACGTGCGGGGCCTCATATGCTTCGCAGAATGGCTGACAGGTTCTCCAGGCTTCATGAACTGGACCTCTCCCAGTCCATTTCGAGGTCCTTCTATCCTGGTGTCATTGACTCTGATCTCCGTGTTATTGCTCATGGATTTAAGTGCTTGAGAGTCCTTAATTTGCAGAATTGCAAAG GAATTTCAGATTCTGGTGTCCTTTTCGTTGGATCTGGTCTTTCATCACTACAGTCCCTGGATGTATCATATTGCAGGAAGTTAACAGACAAAGGATTATTAGCTGTTGCTGAGGGCTGCTCTGACCTTCGGAGCCTTTATCTTGCTGGCTGCAGATTTGTTACTGATGGATTATTGCGAGCCCTTTCAAAGAATTGTCACTATTTAGAAGAGTTGGGTCTCCAAGGTTGCACCAACATAACTGACTCTGGACTTACTGATCTTGTAAATGGATGTCAACAGATCAAATTTTTAGATATCAACAAATGCAGCAATATTGGAGATATTGGAGTTTCCAGTGTCTCCATGGCATGCTCATCTTCTCTGAAGACACTGAAGTTGTTGGATTGCTACAAAATCGGGGACGAGTCTATATTATCCTTGGCCAGATTCTGCAAAAATCTTGAAACTCTAGTAGTTGGTGGCTGCCGGGACATATCTGATGCATCAATAAAATTGCTGGCTATTTCTTGTAAGAGTAATCTCAAGAACTTGCGGATGGATTGGTGTTTAAATATCACTGACTCTTCTTTGAGCTGCATCCTTGCTCAGTGCAGAAACCTCGAGGCTCTTGACATTGGGTGCTGTGAGGAGGTGACAGATGCTGCCTTTCATGGTTTAAATGGTGAAGAAAATGAGTTGAGTTTGAAAGTTTTAAAGGTCAGCAACTGCCCAAAAATAACTGTGACAGGCATAGGCATGCTTTTGGACAAATGTGACTCTCTAGAATACCTGGATGTGAGGTCATGCCCACACATTACAAAGGCAGGTTGTGATGAAGCGGGATTGCAGTTTTCTGAATCTTGTAAAGTGAACTTCACGGGGAGCTTATGCGAGCCTGATGTGTTACTTTGA
- the LOC117614417 gene encoding GEM-like protein 4 gives MKASLQGQVIGIPINSAAYAFESSPKRLLPDPAIQYPETGPSTLRPTGRVNSVLKRMNKLGKKADSFAHGVKEHVRLGPKITETVKGKLSLGAKIIQVGGLEKVFKHAFSVRAGEKLLKVSQCYLSTTAGPIAGLLFISTDKIAFCSERSIKLSSPNGELIRVHYKVVIPVNKIKRVNQSENVKKPSEKYIEIVTVDNFDFWFMGFLNYQKTLKYLEEAISQA, from the exons ATGAAGGCTTCACTTCAAGGACAAGTTATTGGAATTCCAATCAACTCAGCAGCATACGCCTTTGAGAGCTCGCCAAAGAGACTTCTACCTGATCCTGCTATTCAATATCCTGAAACTGGGCCTTCAACACTGAGACCAA CTGGTAGAGTTAATTCAGTGCTTAAGAGAATGAACAAGCTTGGGAAGAAGGCAGACAGTTTCGCGCATGGAGTCAAAGAGCATG TGAGACTGGGGCCCAAGATCACAGAAACAGTGAAGGGGAAGTTGAGCCTGGGGGCTAAAATTATTCAAGTAGGTGGGTTGGAGAAGGTGTTCAAACATGCATTTAGTGTTAGAGCTGGAGAGAAGCTGTTGAAGGTTTCTCAGTGTTATTTATCAACCACAGCAGGTCCTATAGCAGGCCTCCTCTTCATCTCCACAGACAAGATTGCCTTTTGCAGTGAGAGATCAATCAAACTCTCATCACCAAATGGAGAACTGATTAGAGTCCACTACAAG GTGGTGATCCCAGTGAATAAGATAAAGAGAGTAAACCAAAGTGAGAATGTGAAGAAGCCATCAGAAAAGTACATAGAAATAGTTACTGTGGATAATTTTGACTTCTGGTTTATGGGTTTCTTGAACTACCAGAAAACTTTGAAATATCTCGAGGAGGCAATTTCTCAAGCTTAG
- the LOC117630662 gene encoding UDP-N-acetylmuramoyl-tripeptide--D-alanyl-D-alanine ligase-like: MSATAAAGATPHPSSFPHLFSNSIIKSRHSISVTRNSINPSSPNTPNLTWTASEIADAVNGRIVKWGPPGTVSTDTRTLQPNQWFFAIAGLNFDAHDFITPELSRNKGCAGVIGNRVCENWDKGFVQFDGNTVSSLTKMASYARNRFHGEVVGVTGSVGKTSTKCMIALALQIQSSRGLVLHVHQSRGNWNSEIGVALSLIGVPAGTGIVVLEMGMSGKGEILELARMARPTIRVILNVGASHFQNFSSLEEIGMAKGEILAEAKPGDVCVLNADDPLVMSLPVPIGVKKVLFGQRVGCDVRLVASESTDGGLGVRVVLQNHQEMVEFVIASPGLHLALNACAAAAVATLLGVSLSEIGNRLSAFSPVHMRSELEVGRNGIKIVNDAYNANPVSTKAAIDLLESIDIDCGGKRIVVLGDMLELGAIELESHKMILKCCCCSAHIDLVGLVGRRFCAAAKNLNLLEDRNIVYALDSEIFAQEIVKRVSYNDVVLVKGSRAMQMEKVVNAIKAMEC, encoded by the exons ATGTCTGCAACAGCAGCAGCTGGAGCAACACCACACCCCTCCTCCTTCCCTCACTTATTCTCAAATTCAATCATAAAATCAAGGCATTCCATCTCTGTCACCCGTAATTCAATAAACCCTAGCTCCCCAAATACCCCCAATCTCACTTGGACCGCCTCTGAGATCGCCGACGCTGTCAATGGCAGGATTGTGAAATGGGGTCCTCCTGGAACCGTTTCTACAGACACCAGAACCCTTCAGCCCAACCAATGGTTCTTCGCCATTGCCGGTCTAAACTTCGACGCCCACGATTTCATAACCCCGGAATTATCCCGTAATAAAGGCTGTGCCGGAGTTATCGGCAACCGGGTTTGCGAAAATTGGGACAAGGGCTTCGTTCAATTCGATGGCAATACTGTAAGTTCATTGACGAAGATGGCAAGTTATGCGAGGAATAGGTTCCATGGAGAAGTTGTGGGAGTGACTGGGAGTGTGGGAAAGACCAGCACAAAATGCATGATAGCTTTGGCTCTTCAAATTCAAAGTTCAAGAGGTTTGGTTCTTCATGTTCATCAAAGTCGTGGGAATTGGAATAGTGAAATTGGGGTGGCTCTGTCGCTAATTGGGGTTCCTGCAGGAACTGGGATTGTGGTTTTGGAGATGGGAATGAGTGGGAAGGGGGAGATATTAGAGCTTGCGAGGATGGCTCGGCCCACTATCAGGGTCATTTTAAATGTGGGCGCTTcccattttcaaaatttctcCAGTTTAGAGGAGATAGGCATGGCCAAGGGGGAGATTTTGGCCGAAGCAAAGCCCGGGGATGTTTGTGTTTTGAATGCTGATGATCCACTTGTTATGAGCCTCCCTGTACCAATTGGTGTCAAAAAG GTGCTCTTTGGTCAGAGAGTGGGGTGTGATGTTCGGTTGGTCGCGTCAGAAAGCACGGACGGAGGTCTTGGAGTTAGAGTTGTCTTACAGAATCATCAAGAGAT GGTAGAATTTGTGATAGCTAGTCCAGGTCTGCATTTGGCTCTCAATGCAtgtgcagcagcagcagttgCGACCCTTTTGGGAGTCTCTCTTTCTGAAATTGGAAATCGCCTGTCAGCATTTTCTCCTGTTCACATGAGGTCGGAGCTTGAAGTCGGTAGAAATGGAATCAAAATAGTGAATGATGCTTACAATGCCAATCCTGTGAGCACCAAGGCCGCCATTGACTTACTAGAGAGTATTGATATTGATTGCGGAGGCAAAAGAATTGTCGTGCTTGGCGACATGTTAGAACTTGGTGCAATTGAGTTGGAGTCTCACAAGATGATTCTGAAGTGCTGCTGTTGTAGTGCTCATATTGATTTAGTTGGGCTTGTTGGGAGGAGGTTTTGTGCAGCTGCTAAGAATCTCAACTTGCTTGAAGACAGAAATATTGTGTATGCTCTTGACTCAGAAATTTTTGCACAAGAAATTGTGAAGAGGGTTAGTTATAATGATGTTGTTTTGGTAAAGGGTAGTCGAGCAATGCAAATGGAGAAAGTTGTAAATGCAATTAAAGCAATGGAATGTTGA